A genomic stretch from Glaciecola nitratireducens FR1064 includes:
- a CDS encoding DUF262 domain-containing protein has protein sequence MSGNLLATNTVSLSDLLSGEKRFEVPLYQRDYSWTQEHWEDLWNDILDISQDFDTKHYMGSLVLQQDQERKYKIIDGQQRITTLSIFVVAVLSILNDLIDQDNEANDNKRRAKIIRERFIGDEDPTSLRYSSKLSLNNNNKDIYERFLIQLDTPRNLRGINASSKLILKCKDYFKEKIVTYAQSELTGEYVVDFLTNQVARKLIFIQIEVEDELSAYTVFETLNARGVELSSSDLLKNYLFSLLVSSTDQDIIQRQWDKICFNVKSEDLPDFLRYYINSTERFVRSHQLFKRIKVNIQTAANAQKFLNDLEQESEVFNALKDPSSDYWSGYPEISKYLKSIKVFGAKQIYPLLMACVRKFANSEVIRVLKLIEAILFRYSVIGKLNPNSLESILSKAAVGVHSGQLTTPRAIFNELKDVYVNDGDFLQSFKKARIVTKNRKKVVRYILFKIENSLRQTELDWETNSGTIEHILPENPSDKWTEVIATRDHEEYIYRLGNYCLLSPSDNKRVGNDSLSTKQSIYQMSDYQLSNEIIDEIWNKESIECRQQMLAERAVVLWKSDYLI, from the coding sequence ATGTCAGGGAATTTATTAGCGACAAATACAGTAAGCCTTTCAGACTTGTTAAGCGGTGAGAAACGATTTGAAGTTCCGTTATATCAGCGGGATTATTCTTGGACTCAGGAGCACTGGGAAGACCTCTGGAACGATATACTAGATATATCACAAGATTTTGATACCAAACATTATATGGGTTCTTTGGTATTGCAACAGGATCAAGAACGAAAATATAAGATAATTGACGGGCAGCAGCGGATTACAACTCTAAGTATTTTTGTAGTCGCGGTACTTTCGATACTTAATGACCTAATAGACCAAGATAACGAAGCAAATGACAACAAACGCAGAGCAAAAATTATTAGAGAAAGATTTATCGGAGATGAAGACCCCACAAGCCTCAGATACTCTAGTAAACTAAGCCTAAATAACAACAATAAAGATATTTACGAAAGGTTTTTGATTCAACTAGACACTCCTCGAAATCTTCGAGGGATTAATGCTTCTTCCAAACTCATTTTAAAATGCAAAGATTATTTCAAAGAAAAGATAGTTACCTATGCCCAGTCAGAATTGACGGGCGAGTACGTGGTAGATTTTTTGACTAATCAAGTTGCAAGAAAACTAATATTTATTCAAATCGAAGTAGAAGATGAGTTGTCAGCATATACTGTTTTCGAAACTCTCAATGCTAGAGGCGTTGAACTTAGTTCTTCGGATCTGTTAAAAAACTATTTATTTTCACTTCTTGTCTCAAGCACCGATCAAGACATAATTCAGAGGCAATGGGACAAAATTTGTTTCAATGTGAAAAGTGAAGATCTTCCGGACTTCCTAAGATACTACATCAACTCAACTGAAAGGTTTGTCAGGTCACATCAACTTTTCAAAAGAATTAAGGTGAACATCCAAACAGCTGCGAATGCTCAGAAATTCTTGAATGATTTGGAACAAGAATCTGAAGTGTTCAATGCGCTTAAAGATCCTTCTAGCGATTACTGGAGTGGGTATCCGGAAATTTCAAAATACCTGAAATCTATAAAAGTTTTTGGTGCTAAACAAATATATCCCTTGCTAATGGCGTGTGTAAGAAAATTTGCTAATAGTGAGGTTATTAGAGTCCTTAAACTCATTGAAGCGATACTTTTCAGATATAGCGTTATTGGAAAACTAAACCCAAATAGTCTTGAAAGCATTCTAAGCAAAGCAGCTGTTGGTGTTCATTCTGGTCAATTAACTACTCCAAGAGCTATATTTAACGAACTTAAAGACGTTTATGTAAATGATGGTGATTTCCTCCAATCGTTTAAGAAAGCAAGAATCGTAACAAAAAATAGAAAGAAAGTAGTGAGGTACATACTGTTTAAAATTGAAAACTCACTGCGTCAAACTGAACTGGATTGGGAGACCAACAGTGGAACTATTGAGCATATTTTACCTGAAAATCCGTCTGACAAATGGACAGAAGTTATCGCAACTAGAGACCATGAGGAATATATATATAGGTTAGGTAACTATTGTTTACTTTCACCTTCTGACAACAAAAGGGTTGGTAATGATTCGCTGTCTACTAAACAAAGTATATATCAGATGTCAGACTATCAACTCTCAAATGAGATTATTGACGAAATCTGGAATAAAGAATCAATTGAATGTCGCCAACAGATGTTGGCTGAAAGAGCTGTCGTTTTATGGAAGAGTGATTATTTGATTTAA